A single region of the Mycobacterium avium subsp. avium genome encodes:
- a CDS encoding PH domain-containing protein, translating into MVIKVSPVAHLAVGFLTLGLLIPVMLWPPSAPLLLLPVLLSALIVRLRTVADDHGVTVRTLLDSRTVRWDDIDGLRFHRGSWARARLKSGDELRLPAVTFATLPELTRASAGRVPNPYQ; encoded by the coding sequence GTGGTGATCAAGGTGTCACCCGTCGCGCACCTGGCCGTCGGGTTTTTGACCTTGGGCCTGCTGATACCGGTGATGCTCTGGCCGCCGTCGGCGCCGTTGCTGCTGCTGCCGGTGCTGCTTTCGGCGCTGATCGTGCGGTTGCGGACCGTCGCCGACGATCACGGCGTGACCGTGCGCACGCTGCTGGACAGCCGGACGGTGCGCTGGGACGACATCGACGGGCTGCGTTTCCATCGTGGTTCCTGGGCGCGCGCCCGCCTGAAAAGCGGCGACGAGCTGCGCCTGCCGGCGGTCACGTTCGCGACGCTGCCGGAGCTGACCCGGGCCAGCGCCGGCCGGGTGCCCAACCCGTACCAGTGA
- the wrbA gene encoding NAD(P)H:quinone oxidoreductase yields MTKLAIIYYSATGHGTTMARRVAAAAESAGAQVRLRHVAETQDPESFAHNPAWTANYQATKDLPAATGDDIVWADAVIFGSPTRFGSPAAQLRAFLDSLGGLWAQGKLADKVYAAFTSSNTLHGGQETTLLSLYITLMHFGGIIVAPGYTDPSKFVDGNPYGASLVTTHDNIHEFDEPTANALDHLARRVVETAGRLAS; encoded by the coding sequence ATGACCAAACTCGCGATCATCTACTACTCGGCCACCGGACATGGCACCACGATGGCGCGACGCGTCGCCGCGGCCGCCGAGTCGGCCGGGGCGCAGGTCCGGCTGCGGCACGTCGCCGAAACCCAGGACCCGGAATCGTTCGCCCACAATCCGGCCTGGACGGCCAATTACCAAGCGACGAAAGACCTTCCGGCGGCCACCGGCGACGACATCGTCTGGGCCGACGCGGTGATCTTCGGCTCCCCGACCCGCTTCGGCTCGCCCGCCGCGCAACTGCGCGCGTTTCTCGACTCGCTGGGCGGACTGTGGGCGCAAGGCAAGCTCGCCGACAAGGTGTATGCGGCGTTCACCTCGTCCAACACCCTGCACGGCGGCCAGGAAACCACGCTGCTGTCGCTGTACATCACGCTGATGCATTTCGGGGGCATCATCGTGGCGCCGGGCTACACCGATCCGTCCAAGTTCGTCGACGGCAACCCGTACGGGGCAAGCCTGGTCACCACCCACGACAACATCCACGAGTTCGACGAGCCCACCGCGAACGCCCTCGACCATCTGGCCCGCCGGGTGGTCGAGACGGCGGGACGGCTGGCTTCCTAG
- a CDS encoding phytoene desaturase family protein, with translation MDVTIVGSGPNGLTAALICARAGLKVQVVEAQPTFGGGARTAADPDSAGVLHDICSAVHPLALASPFFAEFDLPARGVQLAVPEISYANPLPGRPAAIAYRDLDRTCAELEHGASFRRLLGPLVARSEDVVALLLGDKRSLPNSPTSALRLGLRMLAQGTPAWGTLAGEDARALFTGVAAHIISRMPSLTAAGAGLMLATLAHSVGWPIPVGGSQAITDALIADLRAHGGELTAGAEVTKPPGGVVAYDTAPTALLRIYGDALPPRYAKALQRYTFGPGVAKVDFVLSDEIPWSDPRLRQAPTLHLGGTREQMARAEADIAAGRHAQWPMVLAASPHVADPGRIDAAGRRPFWTYAHVPAGSTLDATEAVTAVVERFAPGFHDVVVAARAIPAARLCDHNANYVGGDIGIGGNSAWRAIAGPTPRVNPWSTPIPKVYLCSAATPPGGGVHGMAGYYAARTLLRREFGLDMPRLAP, from the coding sequence GTGGACGTCACCATCGTCGGCAGCGGACCCAACGGGCTGACCGCTGCGCTCATCTGCGCCCGGGCCGGCCTGAAAGTGCAGGTCGTGGAAGCTCAACCGACCTTCGGTGGCGGCGCGCGCACCGCGGCCGACCCCGACTCAGCGGGAGTTTTGCACGACATCTGCTCGGCGGTGCATCCGCTGGCACTGGCCTCGCCGTTCTTCGCCGAGTTCGACCTGCCCGCCCGCGGCGTGCAACTGGCGGTGCCGGAGATCTCCTACGCCAACCCGCTGCCGGGCCGCCCGGCGGCGATCGCCTACCGCGATCTGGACCGCACCTGCGCCGAACTGGAGCACGGCGCGTCCTTCCGGCGGTTGCTCGGCCCGTTGGTCGCCCGCTCCGAGGACGTGGTGGCCCTGCTGCTGGGCGACAAGCGTTCGCTGCCGAACTCGCCGACGTCGGCGTTGCGGCTCGGGCTGCGGATGCTCGCCCAGGGCACGCCCGCCTGGGGGACGCTGGCCGGCGAGGACGCCCGCGCGCTGTTCACCGGCGTTGCCGCCCATATCATTTCGCGGATGCCGTCGTTGACGGCGGCCGGCGCCGGGTTGATGCTGGCCACGCTGGCGCATTCGGTCGGCTGGCCGATCCCGGTCGGCGGCAGCCAGGCGATCACCGACGCGCTGATCGCCGACCTGCGCGCGCACGGCGGCGAACTCACCGCGGGCGCCGAGGTCACCAAACCTCCGGGCGGTGTGGTCGCCTACGACACAGCGCCGACCGCCCTGCTGCGGATCTACGGTGACGCTCTGCCACCCCGGTACGCGAAAGCGTTGCAGCGCTACACCTTTGGGCCCGGCGTCGCGAAGGTCGACTTCGTGCTTTCCGACGAGATCCCGTGGTCGGACCCGCGGCTGCGGCAGGCCCCCACCCTGCACCTGGGCGGCACCCGGGAGCAGATGGCCCGCGCCGAAGCCGACATCGCCGCCGGCCGGCACGCGCAGTGGCCGATGGTGCTGGCCGCCTCCCCGCACGTCGCCGACCCCGGCCGCATCGACGCCGCCGGCCGTCGCCCGTTCTGGACCTACGCCCACGTGCCGGCGGGGTCCACACTCGACGCCACCGAGGCCGTCACCGCGGTGGTCGAGCGGTTCGCGCCCGGTTTCCACGACGTCGTGGTCGCGGCGCGCGCGATACCGGCCGCCCGGTTGTGCGATCACAACGCCAACTACGTGGGCGGCGACATCGGGATCGGCGGCAACTCCGCGTGGCGGGCGATCGCGGGGCCCACGCCACGGGTAAACCCTTGGAGCACACCGATTCCCAAGGTGTATCTGTGCTCCGCGGCCACCCCGCCCGGCGGGGGCGTGCACGGCATGGCCGGCTACTACGCCGCCCGCACGCTGTTGCGCCGCGAGTTCGGCCTCGACATGCCTAGGCTGGCTCCATGA
- the ilvN gene encoding acetolactate synthase small subunit, giving the protein MSPQTHTLSVLVEDKPGVLARVAALFSRRGFNIESLAVGATEQKDMSRMTIVVSAEETPLEQITKQLNKLINVIKIVELEDGNSVSRELALIKVRADAGTRSQVIEAVNLFRAKVIDVSPEALTIEATGDRGKIEALLRVLEPFGIREIVQSGVVSLSRGPRGIGTAK; this is encoded by the coding sequence ATGAGTCCGCAGACGCACACGCTGTCGGTGCTGGTCGAAGACAAACCGGGTGTGCTCGCCCGGGTGGCGGCGCTGTTCAGCCGGCGCGGTTTCAACATCGAATCGCTTGCGGTCGGTGCCACCGAGCAGAAGGACATGTCGCGGATGACGATCGTGGTCTCCGCCGAGGAGACCCCGCTCGAGCAGATCACCAAGCAGCTCAACAAGCTGATCAACGTCATCAAGATCGTTGAGCTGGAGGACGGCAACTCGGTGTCGCGGGAATTGGCGTTGATCAAGGTGCGCGCCGACGCCGGCACCCGCAGTCAGGTGATCGAGGCGGTGAACCTGTTCCGCGCCAAGGTGATTGACGTTTCGCCGGAGGCGCTGACGATCGAGGCCACCGGTGACCGCGGCAAGATCGAGGCGCTGCTGCGGGTGCTGGAGCCCTTCGGCATCCGTGAGATCGTCCAATCGGGAGTGGTGTCGCTGTCCCGCGGTCCGCGCGGAATCGGCACGGCCAAGTAA
- the ilvC gene encoding ketol-acid reductoisomerase, which yields MFYDDDADLTIIQGRKVGVIGYGSQGHAHSLSLRDSGVQVKVGLKEGSKSRAKVSEQGLDVDTPAAVAKWADVIMLLAPDTAQADIFKNDIEPNLSDGDALFFGHGLNIHFGLIKPPAEVTVAMVAPKGPGHLVRRQFVDGKGVPCLIAVDQDPTGKGEALALSYAKAIGGTRAGVIKTTFKDETETDLFGEQAVLCGGTEELVKAGFDVMVEAGYPPEMAYFEVLHELKLIVDLMYEGGIARMNYSVSDTAEFGGYLSGPRVIDAGTKDRMREILRDIQNGDFVKKLVANVEGGNKQLEQLRKENAEHPIEVVGKRLRDLMSWVDRPITETA from the coding sequence ATGTTCTACGACGACGATGCGGACCTGACCATCATCCAGGGTCGCAAGGTCGGCGTCATCGGATACGGCAGCCAGGGGCATGCGCACTCGCTGAGCCTGCGCGACTCCGGCGTGCAGGTGAAGGTGGGCCTGAAGGAGGGTTCGAAGTCGCGCGCCAAGGTTTCCGAGCAGGGCCTCGACGTCGACACCCCGGCCGCGGTGGCCAAGTGGGCCGACGTCATCATGCTGCTGGCCCCCGACACCGCGCAGGCCGACATCTTCAAAAACGACATCGAGCCGAACCTGTCGGACGGCGACGCATTGTTTTTCGGTCACGGGCTCAACATCCACTTCGGCCTGATCAAGCCGCCCGCCGAGGTCACCGTCGCGATGGTCGCCCCCAAGGGGCCCGGCCACCTGGTGCGCCGCCAGTTCGTCGACGGCAAGGGCGTGCCCTGCCTGATCGCCGTCGACCAGGACCCGACCGGCAAGGGCGAGGCGCTGGCGCTGTCCTACGCCAAGGCCATCGGCGGCACCCGGGCCGGCGTCATCAAGACCACCTTCAAGGACGAGACCGAGACCGACCTGTTCGGTGAGCAGGCCGTGTTGTGCGGTGGCACAGAGGAATTGGTGAAGGCCGGTTTCGACGTGATGGTCGAGGCGGGCTACCCGCCGGAGATGGCGTACTTCGAGGTGCTGCACGAGCTCAAGCTGATCGTCGACCTGATGTACGAGGGCGGCATCGCGCGGATGAACTACTCGGTGTCCGACACCGCGGAGTTCGGTGGCTATCTGTCCGGGCCCCGCGTCATCGACGCCGGGACCAAGGACCGGATGCGGGAGATCCTGCGCGACATCCAGAACGGCGACTTCGTCAAGAAGCTGGTCGCCAACGTCGAGGGCGGCAACAAGCAACTCGAGCAGCTGCGCAAGGAGAACGCCGAGCACCCGATCGAGGTGGTCGGCAAGCGGCTGCGCGACCTGATGAGCTGGGTCGACCGGCCGATCACCGAGACGGCCTAG
- a CDS encoding acetolactate synthase large subunit: MSAPTRRPAPDAPGAAGIAPAPPAPAAKPAAGKPKRIGPEQVTGAQSVIRSLEELGVEVIFGIPGGAVLPVYDPLFDSKKLRHVLVRHEQGAGHAASGYAHATGKVGVCMATSGPGATNLVTALADAQMDSIPVVAVTGQVGRTLIGTDAFQEADISGITMPITKHNFLVRSGNEIPQVLAEAFHIAASGRPGAVLVDIPKDVLQGQCTFSWPPRIHLPGYKPTTKPHSRQIREAAKLIAAARKPVLYVGGGVIRGEASEQLRELAELTGIPVVTTLMARGAFPDSHRQHLGMPGMHGTVAAVAALQRSDLLIALGTRFDDRVTGKLDTFAPEAKVIHADIDPAEIGKNRHADVPIVGDVKAVIAELVEMLRHDGAPGNLDIADWWAYLDDVQSTYPLSYGPQSDGSLGPEYVIEKLGQIAGPDALYVAGVGQHQMWAAQFISYEKPRTWLNSGGLGTMGFAIPAAMGAKMGRPEAEVWAIDGDGCFQMTNQELATCAVEGIPIKVALINNGNLGMVRQWQTLFYEERYSQTDLATHSHRIPDFVKLAEALGCVGLRCEREEDVVDVINAARAINDRPVVIDFIVGADAQVWPMVAAGTSNDEIQAARGIRPLFDDETEGHA, encoded by the coding sequence GTGAGCGCTCCCACCAGGCGGCCCGCCCCCGACGCACCCGGCGCTGCCGGCATCGCCCCGGCCCCGCCGGCCCCGGCCGCGAAGCCCGCCGCCGGCAAGCCGAAACGCATTGGGCCCGAACAAGTTACCGGCGCGCAATCGGTGATCCGATCGCTGGAGGAGCTCGGCGTCGAGGTGATCTTCGGCATTCCCGGCGGCGCGGTGCTGCCGGTCTATGACCCGCTGTTCGACTCCAAGAAGCTGCGGCACGTGCTGGTCCGCCACGAGCAGGGCGCCGGTCACGCCGCCAGCGGCTACGCGCACGCCACCGGCAAGGTCGGTGTCTGCATGGCCACCTCCGGTCCGGGCGCCACCAACCTGGTCACGGCGTTGGCCGATGCCCAGATGGACTCGATCCCCGTCGTCGCCGTCACCGGCCAGGTGGGACGCACGCTGATCGGCACCGACGCCTTCCAGGAGGCCGACATCTCCGGCATCACCATGCCGATCACCAAGCACAACTTCCTGGTCCGCTCCGGCAACGAAATCCCGCAGGTGCTTGCCGAGGCGTTCCACATCGCCGCCTCCGGCCGCCCCGGCGCGGTGCTCGTCGACATCCCCAAGGACGTGCTGCAGGGCCAGTGCACGTTCAGCTGGCCGCCGCGCATCCACCTGCCCGGGTACAAGCCGACCACCAAACCGCACAGCCGGCAGATCCGGGAAGCCGCCAAGCTGATCGCGGCCGCCCGCAAACCGGTGCTGTACGTAGGCGGCGGTGTCATCCGCGGGGAGGCCAGCGAGCAGCTGCGCGAACTGGCCGAGCTGACCGGCATCCCGGTGGTGACCACGCTGATGGCCCGCGGCGCGTTCCCGGACAGCCACCGTCAGCACCTGGGCATGCCCGGGATGCACGGCACCGTCGCGGCGGTGGCGGCCCTGCAGCGCAGCGACCTGCTGATCGCGCTGGGTACGCGGTTCGATGACCGGGTGACCGGCAAGCTGGACACCTTCGCCCCGGAAGCCAAGGTCATCCACGCCGACATCGACCCGGCCGAGATCGGCAAGAACCGGCATGCCGACGTGCCGATCGTCGGCGACGTCAAGGCCGTCATCGCCGAACTGGTCGAGATGCTGCGCCACGACGGGGCGCCCGGCAATCTCGACATCGCCGACTGGTGGGCCTACCTCGACGACGTCCAGTCCACCTATCCGCTGAGCTACGGCCCGCAGAGCGACGGCAGCCTCGGGCCCGAGTACGTCATCGAGAAGCTGGGCCAGATCGCCGGGCCGGACGCCCTGTACGTGGCGGGCGTGGGTCAGCATCAGATGTGGGCGGCCCAATTCATCTCCTACGAGAAGCCGCGCACCTGGCTCAATTCCGGCGGCCTGGGCACCATGGGGTTCGCCATTCCGGCCGCGATGGGCGCCAAGATGGGCCGTCCGGAGGCCGAGGTGTGGGCGATCGACGGCGACGGTTGTTTCCAGATGACCAACCAGGAGCTGGCCACCTGCGCCGTCGAGGGCATCCCGATCAAGGTGGCGCTGATCAACAACGGCAACCTGGGCATGGTGCGCCAGTGGCAGACCCTGTTCTACGAAGAGCGGTATTCGCAAACGGATCTGGCCACCCACTCGCACCGCATCCCGGACTTCGTCAAGCTCGCCGAGGCGCTGGGCTGCGTCGGATTGCGTTGCGAGCGTGAGGAAGACGTCGTCGACGTGATCAACGCTGCCCGGGCGATCAACGACCGGCCGGTGGTGATCGACTTCATCGTCGGCGCCGACGCGCAGGTGTGGCCGATGGTGGCCGCCGGCACCAGCAACGACGAGATCCAGGCCGCCCGCGGGATCCGCCCGCTGTTCGACGACGAGACCGAAGGGCACGCCTGA